In Vigna unguiculata cultivar IT97K-499-35 chromosome 3, ASM411807v1, whole genome shotgun sequence, a single genomic region encodes these proteins:
- the LOC114177612 gene encoding uncharacterized protein LOC114177612 has protein sequence MNFSTVFLLNLGFQGPYHFLDARAKQYSVPVRSLKCKVTTDSFHSLRIEKVCKVTKLYQKKHNLSGGYIYYIHSKVSIAEKHIFCLEVGDQEEAAVMGKVQGFSLLSLGGCFDGCRDHTQGSGYGTRIWNLSDRPVELQIRVGSILKKIHTLKPGSSKRLKCKSIYKAYMPGSGRSGSVGGSLKSLLYYYDETCHPYIWIHDTGCHSLRMAKQQYISLEDLRDSSEIKVFWDHQKGSISVRKRTRPDFC, from the coding sequence ATGAACTTTTCCACTGTCTTCTTGTTGAATCTTGGCTTCCAAGGACCCTATCACTTCCTTGATGCAAGGGCTAAACAATATTCTGTCCCTGTGAGGAGTCTAAAGTGCAAGGTTACTACAGATTCTTTCCACAGCCTCAGAATTGAGAAAGTTTGCAAAGTAACTAAACTTTATCAGAAAAAGCATAATTTGTCGGGaggttatatatattatatacatagcAAAGTTTCTATTGcagaaaaacatatattttgtttggaAGTTGGTGATCAAGAAGAAGCAGCAGTGATGGGAAAAGTGCAGGGTTTTAGCCTTCTATCTTTGGGTGGGTGCTTTGATGGTTGTAGAGATCACACTCAAGGTTCTGGATATGGGACAAGGATATGGAACCTCAGTGATCGACCAGTGGAGCTCCAAATAAGGGTGGGATCAATACTGAAAAAGATTCACACTTTGAAGCCAGGGTCTTCAAAAAGACTGAAATGTAAAAGCATATATAAGGCTTACATGCCTGGAAGTGGAAGAAGTGGCAGTGTTGGAGGAAGCTTGAAGAGTTTATTGTATTACTATGATGAAACATGTCACCCTTATATTTGGATTCATGACACAGGGTGTCATTCCTTAAGGATGGCTAAACAGCAGTATATTAGCCTCGAGGATCTCAGAGATTCTTCTGAAATCAAAGTCTTCTGGGATCATCAGAAAGGCTCTATATCAGTTCGGAAGAGAACAAGGCCAGATTTCTGctga